The proteins below are encoded in one region of Pseudonocardia sp. DSM 110487:
- the pgl gene encoding 6-phosphogluconolactonase produces MPAPDIAVHANPDVLAAAVAARLVTKLVDLQAAGTTPKIVLTGGGTGTAVLEQLRASVARDAVDWGQVEFYWGDERFVPPDDPERNEKQAREALLDHVGVDPTKVFAMGADTGTGPAGAEAAAEEYAEVLRRAARPEDHGPVPSFDVLMLGMGGEGHTASVFPHSPAVYETERTVVAVHGCPKPPPTRVSLTLPAIRRAAEVWIMTTGESKAAAVAMALGGAGEVAIPVAGAQGRRRTRWLLDRAAAAKLPRDLVPHIG; encoded by the coding sequence ATGCCCGCCCCCGACATCGCGGTCCACGCCAACCCGGACGTGCTCGCCGCGGCCGTGGCCGCCCGGCTGGTCACCAAGCTCGTCGACCTGCAGGCGGCCGGCACCACGCCCAAGATCGTGCTGACCGGCGGCGGCACCGGGACCGCGGTGCTGGAGCAGCTGCGCGCCTCCGTGGCCCGGGACGCCGTCGACTGGGGCCAGGTCGAGTTCTACTGGGGCGACGAGCGGTTCGTGCCGCCCGACGACCCGGAGCGCAACGAGAAGCAGGCCCGCGAGGCGCTGCTCGACCACGTCGGGGTCGATCCCACGAAGGTGTTCGCGATGGGCGCAGACACCGGCACCGGGCCGGCGGGCGCCGAGGCGGCCGCGGAGGAGTACGCGGAGGTCCTGCGGCGCGCGGCGCGGCCGGAGGACCACGGGCCGGTGCCGTCGTTCGACGTGCTCATGCTCGGCATGGGCGGCGAGGGCCACACCGCGTCGGTGTTCCCGCACTCCCCCGCCGTCTACGAGACCGAGCGCACCGTCGTGGCCGTGCACGGCTGCCCCAAGCCGCCGCCGACCCGGGTGTCGCTCACGCTCCCGGCGATCCGCCGCGCCGCCGAGGTGTGGATCATGACGACCGGTGAGTCAAAGGCCGCGGCGGTCGCGATGGCCCTCGGCGGGGCGGGCGAGGTCGCGATCCCGGTGGCCGGGGCGCAGGGCCGCAGGCGCACCCGCTGGCTGCTCGACCGGGCCGCGGCGGCCAAGCTCCCACGCGATCTGGTGCCGCACATCGGGTAG
- the opcA gene encoding glucose-6-phosphate dehydrogenase assembly protein OpcA — protein MIVDLPSSNTSAVNRKLVEMRASGGALTMGRVLTLVIATEDGAGIEDAIAAANSASHEHPCRIIVLASGQRKAAPRMDAQIRVGGDAGASEVVVLRGYGPLAAEEAGAGMVMPLLLPDAPVVAWWPDEAPTIPSEDPVGKLATRRITDALSARNPMKAFEQRRANYVEGDTDLTWTRLTPWRALLATALDAPPFEPVTNVVVAGEAVSPSTELLAGWLAVRLDCKVKRSPAASGPGVVSVRLERRSGPVELIRPDGKVGTLRQPGQPDRLVALARREVRDCLAEELRRLDADEIYGSALAGVGKVARGRTPVKVPALAGA, from the coding sequence ATGATCGTCGACCTTCCCTCGAGCAACACGTCGGCCGTCAACCGCAAGCTGGTGGAGATGCGGGCGAGCGGCGGCGCGCTGACGATGGGCCGCGTGCTCACGCTCGTGATCGCCACCGAGGACGGGGCGGGCATCGAGGACGCGATCGCCGCCGCCAACTCGGCGAGCCACGAGCACCCCTGCCGGATCATCGTGCTGGCCAGCGGCCAGCGGAAGGCAGCCCCGCGGATGGACGCCCAGATCCGCGTCGGCGGCGATGCCGGTGCCAGCGAGGTCGTCGTGCTGCGCGGCTACGGCCCGCTCGCCGCGGAGGAGGCGGGCGCCGGCATGGTGATGCCACTGCTCCTGCCCGACGCGCCCGTGGTGGCGTGGTGGCCGGACGAGGCACCCACCATCCCGTCGGAGGACCCGGTCGGCAAGCTCGCGACCCGCCGCATCACCGACGCCCTGTCGGCGAGGAACCCGATGAAGGCGTTCGAGCAGCGCCGCGCCAACTACGTCGAGGGCGATACCGACCTCACGTGGACCCGGCTCACGCCGTGGCGCGCACTGCTCGCCACGGCGCTCGACGCGCCGCCGTTCGAGCCCGTCACCAACGTGGTCGTGGCAGGAGAGGCCGTCTCCCCGTCCACCGAGCTCCTCGCAGGCTGGCTCGCGGTGCGGCTGGACTGCAAGGTGAAGCGCTCCCCCGCCGCGTCCGGCCCCGGGGTGGTGTCGGTGCGGCTGGAGCGGCGCTCCGGACCCGTCGAGCTCATCCGGCCCGACGGGAAGGTGGGCACGCTGCGCCAGCCGGGGCAGCCGGACCGGCTCGTCGCGCTCGCCCGCCGGGAGGTGCGCGACTGCCTCGCCGAGGAGCTGCGCAGGCTCGACGCGGACGAGATCTACGGGTCCGCGCTGGCCGGCGTCGGCAAGGTCGCGCGCGGCCGCACTCCGGTGAAGGTCCCGGCCCTGGCCGGCGCCTGA
- the zwf gene encoding glucose-6-phosphate dehydrogenase: protein MSTATSAAAGWTNPLRDARDKRLPRIAGPCSLVIFGVTGDLSRKKLMPAIYDLANRGLLPPGFALTGFARRDWADQDFGQVVYNAVKEHARTPFRQHVWDRLAEGFRFVSGTFDDDDSFDRLEQTVQALDRDRGTAGNHAFYLSIPPGAFPVVLKQLARSGLAKQDGAGWRRVVIEKPFGHDLKSAIELNEIVNDVFPEDSVFRIDHYLGKETVQNILALRFANQFFEPIWNSHYVDSVQITMAEDIGLGGRAGYYDGIGAARDVIQNHLLQLLAFTAMEEPVSFSSDELRIEKIKILNATKLVGPLDETTARGQYSGGWQGGELVRGLTEEEGFDPNSRTETFAAITCEVDTRRWAGVPFYLRTGKRLGRRVTEIAVIFKRAPHLPFDATMTEELGQNALVIRVQPDEGVTLRFGSKVPGSQMEVRDVSMDFGYGSAFTEASPEAYERLILDVLLGEPSLFPVNAEVERSWEILDPVIEEWARQERGPDPYPAGSWGPDSAGAMLARTGRTWRRP, encoded by the coding sequence ATGAGCACCGCCACGTCCGCGGCAGCGGGGTGGACCAACCCGCTGCGCGATGCGCGGGACAAGCGGCTGCCGCGGATCGCGGGACCGTGCAGCCTGGTCATCTTCGGGGTCACCGGCGACCTGTCGCGCAAGAAGCTCATGCCCGCGATCTACGACCTCGCCAACCGCGGCCTGCTCCCGCCGGGCTTCGCCCTCACCGGCTTCGCCCGCCGCGACTGGGCCGACCAGGACTTCGGCCAGGTCGTCTACAACGCGGTGAAGGAGCACGCCCGCACCCCGTTCCGCCAGCACGTGTGGGACCGGCTTGCCGAGGGCTTCCGGTTCGTGTCCGGCACCTTCGACGACGACGACTCGTTCGACCGGCTCGAGCAGACCGTCCAAGCTCTCGACCGGGACCGCGGCACGGCCGGCAACCACGCGTTCTACCTGTCCATCCCACCCGGGGCGTTCCCGGTGGTACTCAAGCAGCTCGCCCGCTCCGGGCTGGCGAAGCAGGACGGCGCAGGCTGGCGCCGGGTCGTCATCGAGAAGCCGTTCGGCCACGACCTGAAGTCGGCCATCGAGCTCAACGAGATCGTCAACGATGTCTTCCCCGAGGACTCGGTCTTCCGGATCGACCACTACCTCGGCAAGGAGACGGTGCAGAACATCCTGGCGCTGCGCTTTGCCAACCAGTTCTTCGAGCCGATCTGGAACAGCCACTACGTCGACAGCGTGCAGATCACCATGGCCGAGGACATCGGCCTGGGTGGGCGCGCCGGCTACTACGACGGAATCGGCGCCGCCCGCGACGTCATCCAGAACCACCTGCTGCAGCTGCTCGCCTTCACCGCCATGGAGGAGCCCGTCTCGTTCTCCTCCGACGAGCTGCGCATCGAGAAGATCAAGATCCTCAACGCCACGAAGCTCGTCGGGCCCCTGGACGAGACCACGGCACGCGGGCAGTACAGCGGCGGCTGGCAGGGCGGCGAGCTCGTCCGCGGCCTCACCGAGGAGGAGGGGTTCGACCCCAACTCGCGCACCGAGACGTTCGCGGCCATCACTTGCGAGGTCGACACCCGGCGCTGGGCGGGCGTGCCGTTCTACCTGCGCACCGGCAAGCGGCTCGGCAGGCGCGTCACCGAGATCGCCGTGATCTTCAAGCGGGCCCCGCACCTCCCGTTCGACGCCACGATGACCGAGGAGCTCGGGCAGAACGCGCTCGTCATCCGCGTGCAGCCGGACGAGGGCGTCACACTCCGGTTCGGCTCGAAGGTGCCGGGCAGCCAGATGGAGGTCCGGGACGTCTCCATGGACTTCGGTTACGGCTCGGCGTTCACCGAGGCCTCCCCCGAGGCGTACGAGCGGCTGATCCTGGACGTGCTGCTCGGGGAGCCGTCGCTGTTCCCGGTCAACGCCGAGGTCGAGCGGTCCTGGGAGATCCTCGACCCGGTGATCGAGGAATGGGCGCGGCAGGAGCGGGGCCCCGACCCCTACCCGGCGGGCAGCTGGGGACCGGACTCGGCGGGCGCGATGCTCGCCCGAACCGGCCGCACATGGCGCCGGCCCTGA
- a CDS encoding glucose-6-phosphate isomerase, translating to MTARPVPSEAELLARLVGGDVAARIADGDPALWPRVARPGWTGAVRAARPLVGEIAALAEQRRVAGQVRVVLAAAGGTGVAAEALTGSDPRLVVLDTTDPPQVADALAGELAATVLVVSVPPGEDPEPVRLLRDMAHAAFRAEGLDPQAHTVVVTPPDGPLLPEHASPAGTVVVLAPDDVDGPWAAFTGYALVPAGLAGVDVGAVLAEAGAIRAELGTAGGDALGLGALLASAPAFALAAPDAPALAEWAAQLVAGGLGKDGHGPLPVVVEGPNAPEWGTLPAVGLGDVPGATFATRGSVAEQMATWQHAVAAAAHVLSVDPTDRADALAAPAAVTNHGPAFTEAGVAVHAGDWLPASTATVADALRVFVGAALVDPDDGSGARHLAVHAYLDRIEDASAAVLRAELARRTGLPTTFGWAPRCLPGSGQHAKGGPGDVLVCQLTADPDDPGLRPEAAAALDAVQQGLAAADAAALAARGRRVLRLHFTDRVAGLVTLARAVQQL from the coding sequence GTGACCGCGCGACCGGTGCCATCCGAGGCGGAGCTGCTCGCGCGCCTCGTCGGGGGCGACGTCGCTGCCCGCATCGCGGACGGCGACCCGGCCCTGTGGCCCAGGGTCGCCCGACCCGGGTGGACGGGCGCCGTGCGCGCGGCGCGGCCGCTGGTCGGCGAGATTGCGGCGCTGGCCGAGCAGCGCCGCGTGGCCGGGCAGGTGCGCGTCGTCCTCGCCGCGGCGGGTGGCACCGGGGTCGCCGCCGAGGCGCTCACCGGGTCCGATCCCCGGCTGGTCGTCCTCGACACCACCGACCCGCCCCAGGTGGCCGACGCACTGGCAGGCGAGCTCGCGGCCACGGTGCTCGTCGTATCGGTCCCGCCCGGTGAGGACCCGGAGCCGGTGCGGCTGCTGCGCGACATGGCGCACGCGGCGTTCCGTGCCGAGGGCCTCGACCCGCAGGCGCACACCGTGGTCGTCACGCCGCCCGACGGGCCCCTGCTGCCGGAACACGCCAGCCCGGCCGGCACGGTCGTCGTACTCGCGCCGGACGACGTCGACGGTCCATGGGCGGCGTTCACCGGGTACGCGCTCGTACCCGCCGGGCTCGCGGGCGTCGACGTCGGGGCGGTGCTCGCCGAAGCGGGCGCGATCCGGGCCGAGCTCGGCACCGCTGGCGGGGACGCCCTCGGCCTCGGTGCGCTGCTCGCCTCGGCCCCCGCGTTCGCGCTCGCCGCACCGGACGCGCCCGCACTCGCAGAGTGGGCCGCACAGCTCGTGGCCGGCGGTCTCGGCAAGGACGGCCATGGCCCGCTGCCGGTGGTGGTGGAAGGCCCGAATGCCCCGGAATGGGGCACTCTGCCCGCCGTCGGGCTGGGGGACGTGCCCGGAGCGACGTTCGCCACCCGCGGATCGGTGGCCGAGCAGATGGCCACCTGGCAACACGCGGTCGCGGCGGCGGCGCACGTGCTGAGCGTCGACCCCACCGATCGGGCGGACGCGCTCGCCGCGCCCGCCGCCGTCACGAACCACGGGCCGGCGTTCACCGAAGCGGGGGTGGCCGTCCACGCCGGTGACTGGCTGCCGGCGAGCACCGCAACCGTCGCCGACGCGCTGCGTGTCTTCGTCGGGGCCGCGCTGGTGGACCCGGATGACGGCAGCGGGGCTCGCCACCTCGCGGTCCACGCCTACCTCGACCGGATCGAGGACGCCTCCGCCGCCGTGCTGCGCGCCGAGCTGGCCCGCCGCACCGGCCTGCCCACCACGTTCGGGTGGGCGCCCCGCTGCCTCCCTGGCAGCGGACAGCATGCCAAGGGCGGCCCGGGCGACGTGCTGGTCTGCCAGCTCACCGCCGATCCCGACGACCCGGGCCTCCGCCCGGAGGCCGCCGCCGCACTCGACGCGGTGCAGCAGGGGCTCGCGGCGGCCGACGCCGCCGCGCTCGCCGCCCGCGGACGGCGCGTGCTGCGGCTGCACTTCACCGACCGGGTGGCGGGCCTCGTCACCTTGGCGCGGGCTGTGCAGCAGCTGTAG
- the tal gene encoding transaldolase, with amino-acid sequence MSNERLGQLAAAGVSIWLDDLSRERLNSGNLQELITDKHVVGVTTNPTIFAAALAKGSAYDAQVRELASRGASVEDAVREITVSDVQQACDVFSGTWETTNGVDGRVSLEVDPGLARDTEATVAQALDLWKAVDRPNLLVKIPATAEGLPAITRALAEGVSVNVTLIFSVERYRAVMGAYLDGLEQAAANGHQLASIASVASFFVSRVDTEIDKRLEAIGSSDALALRGKAGVANSRLAYAAFEEVFSSERWKALEAKGARPQRPLWASTGVKNPDYSDTLYVTELVVADTVNTMPEKTLLAFGDHGEVQGDRVTGTGAEAQEVFDALERAGIDLPDVFRVLEDEGVDKFEKSWTELGDTVTEQLRQAR; translated from the coding sequence ATGAGCAACGAGCGACTCGGACAGCTGGCAGCGGCCGGTGTGTCCATCTGGCTGGACGACCTGTCCCGCGAGCGCCTGAACAGCGGCAACCTGCAGGAGCTGATCACCGACAAGCACGTCGTCGGCGTCACCACCAACCCCACGATCTTCGCGGCGGCACTGGCGAAGGGCTCCGCGTACGACGCCCAGGTCCGCGAGCTGGCCTCGCGAGGCGCCTCGGTCGAGGACGCCGTCCGCGAGATCACCGTGTCCGACGTCCAGCAGGCCTGCGACGTCTTCAGCGGCACGTGGGAGACCACGAACGGCGTCGACGGGCGCGTCTCGCTCGAGGTCGACCCCGGCCTCGCCCGCGACACCGAGGCCACGGTGGCCCAGGCCCTCGACCTCTGGAAGGCCGTGGACCGCCCCAACCTGCTGGTCAAGATCCCGGCCACCGCGGAGGGCCTGCCGGCGATCACCCGGGCGCTCGCCGAGGGCGTGAGCGTGAACGTCACGCTGATCTTCTCCGTCGAGCGCTACCGCGCCGTCATGGGCGCCTACCTCGATGGCCTCGAGCAGGCCGCCGCCAACGGGCACCAGCTCGCGAGCATCGCCTCCGTGGCGAGCTTCTTCGTCTCCCGCGTCGACACCGAGATCGACAAGCGTCTCGAGGCGATTGGATCCTCCGACGCCCTCGCGCTCCGCGGCAAGGCGGGCGTCGCGAACTCCCGCCTCGCCTACGCGGCGTTCGAGGAGGTCTTCTCGTCCGAGCGGTGGAAGGCCCTCGAGGCCAAGGGCGCCCGGCCGCAGCGGCCGCTGTGGGCCTCCACCGGCGTCAAGAACCCGGACTACTCCGACACCCTCTACGTCACCGAGCTCGTCGTCGCCGACACCGTCAACACGATGCCGGAGAAGACGCTGCTGGCCTTCGGCGACCACGGCGAGGTGCAGGGTGACCGCGTCACCGGCACCGGCGCCGAGGCGCAGGAGGTGTTCGACGCGCTGGAGCGGGCCGGTATCGACCTGCCCGACGTGTTCCGGGTGCTGGAGGACGAGGGCGTCGACAAGTTCGAGAAGTCCTGGACCGAGCTCGGCGACACGGTCACCGAGCAGCTGCGGCAGGCGCGCTAG